A window of Cumulibacter manganitolerans contains these coding sequences:
- a CDS encoding SDR family NAD(P)-dependent oxidoreductase gives MTDSPEEFLPHLDRSIKGKSAIVTGAASGMGRATAALLASEGARVVVADLGEDRVEAVVSVLKDKYGDDSALGVVCDVSKPEDLRHLVSQAVEWAGQLDIVINNAGTSRPNTTVQDDDEFESVWEQVLAINLTAHARLVRLALPHLLKSSSPRIVNIASTEAIVAQRGLLSYAASKAGVVGLTKSLAVELGYHGVTVNAICPGPINTAMTSKYDPEKKAAYAKARVPLRRYGDAEEVAQMTLNLCLPASSFVTGAIIPVDGGMTIRHT, from the coding sequence ATGACCGATTCCCCCGAAGAATTCCTCCCCCATCTCGACCGCTCGATCAAGGGCAAGAGCGCCATCGTCACCGGCGCGGCCAGCGGGATGGGCCGTGCCACGGCAGCCCTGCTCGCCTCCGAGGGCGCCCGAGTCGTCGTCGCCGACCTCGGCGAGGACCGCGTCGAGGCAGTCGTCTCGGTGCTGAAAGACAAGTATGGCGACGATTCCGCCCTGGGCGTGGTGTGCGACGTCTCGAAGCCGGAGGACCTCCGGCACCTGGTGTCGCAGGCGGTGGAGTGGGCCGGTCAGCTGGACATCGTGATCAACAACGCCGGGACCTCGCGCCCGAACACCACGGTGCAGGACGACGACGAGTTCGAGTCGGTCTGGGAGCAGGTGTTGGCGATCAACCTCACCGCGCATGCGCGGCTGGTGCGGCTGGCACTTCCGCACCTGCTGAAGAGCTCCTCGCCACGCATCGTCAACATCGCTTCCACGGAGGCGATAGTCGCGCAGCGCGGGCTGCTCTCGTACGCCGCGTCCAAGGCCGGCGTCGTCGGCCTCACCAAGTCGCTGGCCGTCGAGCTCGGGTACCACGGCGTCACCGTCAACGCGATCTGCCCCGGCCCGATCAACACCGCCATGACGTCCAAGTACGACCCGGAGAAGAAGGCGGCGTACGCCAAGGCGCGGGTCCCGCTGCGCCGGTACGGCGACGCGGAGGAGGTCGCGCAGATGACGCTCAACCTCTGCCTGCCCGCATCGAGCTTCGTGACCGGCGCGATCATCCCGGTGGACGGCGGGATGACCATCCGGCACACCTAG
- a CDS encoding MBL fold metallo-hydrolase encodes MKITHLGHAAVLVETAGARILIDPGSFADAWHGLTGLDAVVVTHQHPDHVDPQHLPALLAANPDARVLVEPSVPDAVDLPGAVALPSGDATSVGRVRVEAVGGEHAVIHRDIPQIGNVGIVLRSEGEPTLFHPGDSLAASPGGIDVLALPIMGPWAALKEHIDFIRQVGAAQAFPIHEGLLNERGFGLYFSRAGDMTDTDVHDWRDGQPHAV; translated from the coding sequence ATGAAGATCACCCATCTCGGCCATGCGGCCGTCCTCGTCGAGACCGCCGGCGCGCGGATCCTGATCGACCCCGGGAGCTTCGCCGACGCCTGGCACGGCCTGACCGGACTGGACGCCGTCGTGGTCACCCACCAGCACCCGGACCACGTCGATCCCCAGCATCTGCCGGCGCTGCTCGCCGCCAACCCGGACGCGCGCGTGCTCGTCGAGCCCTCGGTACCCGACGCGGTCGACCTGCCCGGGGCGGTCGCGCTGCCCAGCGGTGACGCCACGAGCGTCGGCCGCGTCCGCGTCGAGGCGGTCGGCGGAGAGCACGCGGTCATCCACCGCGACATCCCGCAGATCGGCAACGTCGGCATCGTGCTGCGCAGCGAGGGCGAGCCGACGCTGTTCCACCCGGGCGACTCCCTGGCGGCGTCCCCCGGCGGGATCGACGTCCTCGCCCTGCCGATCATGGGTCCCTGGGCGGCGCTGAAGGAGCACATCGACTTCATCCGGCAGGTCGGCGCCGCGCAGGCGTTCCCGATCCACGAGGGCCTGCTCAACGAGCGAGGCTTCGGCCTGTACTTCTCCCGCGCCGGCGACATGACCGACACCGACGTGCACGACTGGCGCGACGGGCAGCCGCACGCGGTGTAG
- a CDS encoding putative quinol monooxygenase, whose protein sequence is MSIVIFVEYTPKEGQKDALLEALTAGAPSVHAEPGCEKYAFHTSKEKVYLIESWASKEELAAHGEGEPLKALRDATADLLAEAPKLTMLRPAPSGDSSKGQLA, encoded by the coding sequence ATGTCGATCGTGATCTTCGTCGAGTACACCCCGAAGGAAGGGCAGAAGGACGCCCTCCTGGAGGCGCTGACCGCCGGTGCGCCCAGCGTGCACGCCGAGCCGGGCTGCGAGAAGTACGCCTTCCACACCTCGAAGGAGAAGGTGTACCTCATCGAGTCGTGGGCGTCGAAGGAAGAGCTCGCGGCCCACGGCGAGGGCGAGCCGCTGAAGGCGCTGCGTGACGCGACCGCCGACCTGCTCGCGGAGGCGCCCAAGCTGACCATGTTGCGCCCCGCGCCGTCCGGGGACAGCAGCAAGGGGCAGCTCGCCTAG
- a CDS encoding SDR family NAD(P)-dependent oxidoreductase: MSTQNPDLTGKVAIVTGGSRGLGREMSLAFADAGADVVIASRKLETCEEVAGLVRERGRKALAVSAHMGRWDEAARLADLAYEEFGRVDVLVNNAGKSPLYDSLGDIDEGYMDAVLGLNFKVPFRLSVLVGERMRADGGGSIINVSSVNSYRPDTYSLPYSAAKAALNVMTQGLAEALGPTVRVNVIAPGGFETDIATNWADGIRERLEKSTSLQRTAQPHEIVGPALFLASDMSSYVTGAVLRADGGFIG; the protein is encoded by the coding sequence ATGAGCACTCAGAATCCCGATCTGACCGGCAAAGTAGCCATCGTGACCGGCGGCAGCCGCGGCCTCGGACGGGAGATGTCGCTGGCCTTCGCCGACGCGGGCGCGGACGTCGTTATCGCCAGCCGCAAGCTCGAGACGTGCGAGGAGGTCGCCGGGCTGGTGCGCGAACGCGGCCGCAAGGCGCTGGCCGTCAGCGCGCACATGGGCCGCTGGGACGAGGCCGCACGGCTCGCGGATCTCGCCTACGAGGAGTTCGGTCGCGTCGACGTGCTCGTCAACAATGCCGGCAAATCGCCGCTGTACGACTCGCTCGGCGACATCGACGAGGGCTACATGGACGCCGTCCTCGGGCTGAACTTCAAGGTGCCGTTCCGGCTATCGGTGCTCGTCGGCGAGCGCATGCGGGCGGACGGCGGCGGAAGCATCATCAACGTCTCGAGCGTCAACTCCTACCGCCCCGACACGTACTCGTTGCCCTACAGTGCGGCCAAGGCGGCGTTGAACGTGATGACGCAGGGGCTGGCCGAGGCGCTCGGTCCCACGGTCCGGGTCAACGTGATCGCTCCGGGCGGCTTCGAGACCGACATCGCCACCAACTGGGCCGACGGCATCCGCGAGCGCCTTGAGAAGTCGACCAGCCTGCAGCGCACCGCGCAGCCGCACGAGATCGTCGGCCCCGCGCTGTTCCTGGCCAGCGACATGTCCAGCTACGTCACCGGCGCGGTGCTGCGCGCGGACGGCGGCTTCATCGGCTAG
- a CDS encoding acyl-CoA dehydrogenase family protein, which translates to MTHASTPVDETLTEDEIAFRDEVRAFLDEHLTDDLRRAGRLSTSVYPDHEASMQWQEILRGRGWAAPSWPVEYGGCDWSPTQHYIFSRELTLAGAPGLSPMGIRMVSYAIMRYGTQEQKDYFLPRILTGEVFFCQGYSEPEAGSDLAALATRGEIDGDDLVVTGSKIWTTHATEANWIFCLVRTSRGETKQRGITFVLIDMTSPGIEVQPLVMSSGERVQNQVFFDGVRVPLANVLGEVDDGWSVAKYLLLFERGGSAASPGLKVRADAIREQAASQTGPDGGPLSEDPSFVRRLAELEIRIDVLDALERRVLAALTSGADPGTASSMQKILSTELSQDLTHFALETAGPIGRAYQPHATKPGGPVVNFVPPDDGYVAGQDWQAAASSRYFNDRAGSIYAGSNEIQRNIIAKARWGLS; encoded by the coding sequence ATGACCCATGCCAGCACGCCGGTGGACGAGACGCTGACCGAGGACGAGATCGCCTTTCGGGACGAAGTCCGCGCCTTCCTGGACGAGCACCTGACCGACGACCTGCGGAGGGCCGGCCGGCTCTCCACGAGCGTGTATCCCGACCACGAGGCCAGCATGCAGTGGCAGGAGATCCTGCGCGGTCGTGGCTGGGCCGCGCCGTCCTGGCCGGTCGAGTACGGCGGCTGCGACTGGTCGCCGACCCAGCACTACATCTTCAGCCGGGAGCTCACGCTGGCCGGCGCGCCCGGCCTGTCGCCGATGGGCATCCGGATGGTCTCGTACGCGATCATGCGCTACGGGACGCAGGAGCAGAAGGACTATTTCCTGCCGCGCATCCTGACCGGCGAGGTGTTCTTCTGCCAGGGCTACTCCGAGCCCGAGGCGGGCTCGGACCTGGCCGCGCTGGCGACCCGCGGGGAGATCGACGGCGACGACCTCGTCGTGACCGGCAGCAAGATCTGGACGACGCACGCGACGGAGGCGAACTGGATCTTCTGCCTGGTGCGCACGTCGCGCGGCGAGACCAAGCAGCGCGGCATCACCTTCGTGCTGATCGACATGACCAGCCCGGGCATCGAGGTGCAGCCGCTGGTGATGTCCTCCGGCGAGCGGGTGCAGAACCAGGTGTTCTTCGACGGCGTCCGCGTCCCGCTCGCGAACGTGCTGGGGGAGGTCGATGACGGCTGGAGCGTCGCGAAGTACCTGCTGCTGTTCGAGCGGGGTGGATCGGCCGCCTCCCCGGGGCTGAAGGTGCGCGCCGACGCGATCCGCGAGCAGGCCGCGTCGCAGACCGGGCCCGACGGCGGGCCGCTGTCGGAGGACCCCTCGTTCGTACGGCGCCTCGCCGAGCTCGAGATCAGGATCGACGTGCTGGACGCGCTCGAGCGGCGGGTGCTCGCCGCGCTGACCAGCGGCGCCGACCCGGGCACCGCGTCGTCGATGCAGAAGATCCTGTCGACGGAGCTCAGCCAGGACCTCACGCACTTCGCGCTGGAGACCGCCGGGCCGATCGGGCGCGCGTACCAGCCGCACGCCACCAAGCCCGGCGGCCCGGTGGTCAACTTCGTGCCGCCGGACGACGGATACGTGGCGGGCCAGGATTGGCAGGCGGCCGCCTCGAGCCGGTACTTCAACGACCGCGCCGGGTCCATCTACGCGGGCAGCAACGAGATCCAGCGCAACATCATCGCCAAGGCTCGTTGGGGGCTCTCATGA
- a CDS encoding NAD(P)/FAD-dependent oxidoreductase, with product MDTYELVIIGSGPGGVGAANAYIAAGGPTPVLLLTGEHVPPYDRPPLSKEKLRAPAPPEPHRSTRRRTSRCASAPP from the coding sequence ATGGACACCTACGAGCTGGTCATCATCGGTAGCGGTCCGGGCGGGGTCGGCGCGGCGAACGCGTACATCGCGGCCGGCGGGCCGACGCCGGTCCTGCTGCTCACCGGCGAGCACGTGCCGCCGTACGACCGGCCGCCGCTGAGCAAGGAGAAGCTGCGTGCGCCGGCCCCGCCCGAGCCCCACCGCTCGACGCGCCGGCGGACGTCGAGGTGCGCCTCGGCGCCACCGTGA
- a CDS encoding phosphotransferase family protein — translation MTHDPKTARLLPALATRLSDAWQRPVTISDIEPVSMGASKAIWRFTATSPGHDPVRLVLRADPPEAPKPERMALEAAVLTAAHAQGAPVPGVVVAGADDGIGSPHVIMECVVGETLPQRILRDPAVRADPATLARELGAAIATVHRIPREAAGLPEVDDVADFEVQYRKGAPSPAMELGWRWLRENPPARHGAVVVHGDFRHGNIIVHEGHLAALLDWELAHIGDPLEDLGWVSTKAWRFGGAAPVGGFGEVADLLDGYAGVAGWRPAELDVLWWSVYGSIRWGIMCRRQAARHLEGDEQSLELALIGRRFAENEFDVLVALGLAEPHAADAGARSSAAEGAGTMFGAPTVTDILDAIVDERAESTVYSDRLLRSALNVVRRELVDGRRHEDDLAAALQRAGYRTEADLADAIRAGEPVTDAMVDAVRAGVEGRLLVWNPKYLGYPAPSEAFRVSGPSGSERVLD, via the coding sequence ATGACCCACGACCCCAAGACTGCGCGCCTGCTGCCGGCGCTGGCCACGCGACTGAGCGACGCGTGGCAGCGGCCGGTGACCATCTCGGACATCGAACCGGTGTCGATGGGAGCGAGCAAGGCGATCTGGCGCTTCACGGCCACCTCCCCCGGACACGATCCGGTGCGGCTCGTGCTGCGCGCGGACCCGCCGGAGGCACCGAAGCCCGAGCGGATGGCGCTCGAGGCCGCGGTCCTCACCGCGGCCCACGCCCAAGGGGCGCCCGTGCCGGGCGTGGTCGTCGCGGGCGCCGACGACGGGATCGGGTCGCCGCACGTGATCATGGAGTGCGTGGTCGGTGAGACGCTGCCGCAACGGATCCTGCGCGATCCCGCGGTGCGCGCCGATCCCGCCACGCTCGCTCGGGAGCTGGGCGCCGCTATCGCGACCGTCCATCGGATTCCCCGGGAGGCCGCAGGACTGCCGGAGGTCGACGACGTCGCCGACTTCGAGGTCCAGTACCGCAAGGGAGCGCCGTCCCCCGCGATGGAGCTCGGGTGGCGATGGCTGCGCGAGAACCCGCCGGCGCGGCACGGAGCGGTCGTCGTGCACGGCGACTTCCGCCACGGCAACATCATCGTGCACGAGGGACACCTCGCCGCGCTGCTGGACTGGGAGCTGGCGCATATCGGCGATCCGCTCGAGGACCTCGGATGGGTGAGCACCAAGGCGTGGCGATTCGGCGGCGCGGCACCGGTGGGCGGCTTCGGAGAGGTCGCGGATCTGCTCGACGGGTACGCCGGGGTCGCCGGGTGGCGGCCGGCGGAGCTGGACGTGCTCTGGTGGTCGGTCTACGGCTCCATCAGATGGGGCATCATGTGCCGGCGCCAGGCGGCACGTCACCTGGAGGGGGACGAGCAGTCCCTCGAGCTGGCGTTGATCGGGCGGCGGTTCGCCGAGAACGAGTTCGACGTGCTGGTAGCGCTCGGGCTCGCCGAGCCGCACGCGGCCGATGCCGGGGCCCGGTCGTCCGCGGCCGAGGGCGCGGGGACGATGTTCGGCGCCCCGACGGTCACCGACATCCTCGACGCGATCGTCGACGAGCGCGCCGAGAGCACCGTCTACAGCGATCGGCTGCTGCGCAGCGCGCTCAACGTCGTACGTCGCGAGCTCGTCGACGGCCGGCGGCACGAGGACGACCTGGCCGCGGCCCTGCAGCGGGCCGGCTACCGCACCGAGGCCGACCTCGCCGACGCGATCCGCGCCGGCGAGCCCGTCACCGACGCGATGGTGGATGCCGTGCGCGCGGGCGTCGAGGGTCGGCTGCTCGTCTGGAATCCCAAGTATCTCGGGTATCCGGCGCCGTCCGAGGCCTTCCGCGTGAGCGGCCCGTCCGGATCCGAGCGGGTGCTGGACTAG
- a CDS encoding acyl-CoA dehydrogenase family protein: MTIQLTDEHDQLRQYLTRYLSTSYDLEASRDAAKNGAGWQPQVWRDLADRLGVLGAALPIEAGGDGGGAAESLVITEALGRALVVEPYVDTVVLAGTLLHALAGESSYDALAQIASGQAIWAVAGLEPAGGYCFHDVTTTARRDGDGWLLSGAKSIVTTAPIATDLLVIARTDGGRRDRHGLSVFRVSMGESAPAGLVLHRLRTYDDRPAADIALRDVRIGADALIGAEGEAWDAIDLAVDAATAAVCSEAVGCMRKLLDDTVGYTKQREQFGRPIASFQALQHRMVDMYLHVEQASAAAEIAYGALDGTAERRHRAVSAAKVTVARAAKLVGQEAVQLHGGMGMTEELAVGHYFKRLTAVENEYGSVEQHLRRYAGR; encoded by the coding sequence ATGACTATTCAGCTCACCGACGAGCACGATCAGCTGCGTCAGTACCTCACCCGCTACCTCTCCACGAGCTACGACCTCGAGGCGAGCCGGGACGCCGCGAAGAACGGCGCGGGATGGCAACCGCAGGTATGGCGAGACCTGGCCGACCGGCTGGGCGTGCTGGGCGCCGCACTGCCGATCGAGGCCGGCGGCGACGGCGGCGGGGCGGCCGAGTCGCTGGTGATCACCGAGGCACTCGGGCGCGCGCTGGTGGTCGAGCCGTACGTCGACACCGTCGTGCTCGCGGGGACCCTGCTGCACGCGCTCGCGGGCGAGTCGTCGTACGACGCGCTCGCGCAGATCGCCTCGGGACAGGCGATCTGGGCGGTCGCCGGCCTGGAGCCGGCCGGCGGCTACTGCTTCCACGACGTCACGACGACCGCGCGACGGGACGGCGACGGATGGCTGCTGAGCGGTGCGAAGTCGATCGTCACCACGGCGCCGATCGCCACCGACCTGCTGGTGATCGCGCGCACCGACGGTGGGCGACGAGATCGCCACGGTCTCAGCGTCTTCCGCGTGTCGATGGGGGAGAGCGCCCCCGCGGGCCTCGTGCTGCACCGGCTGCGCACCTACGACGACCGGCCGGCCGCCGACATCGCGCTGCGCGACGTGCGGATCGGCGCCGACGCGCTGATCGGGGCCGAGGGGGAGGCGTGGGACGCGATCGATCTGGCCGTCGACGCGGCCACCGCGGCGGTGTGCAGCGAGGCGGTGGGGTGTATGCGCAAGCTGCTCGACGACACCGTCGGCTACACCAAGCAGCGCGAGCAGTTCGGGCGCCCGATCGCCTCGTTCCAGGCGTTGCAGCACCGCATGGTCGACATGTACCTGCACGTCGAGCAGGCCTCCGCGGCGGCCGAGATCGCCTACGGCGCGCTGGACGGCACGGCGGAGCGGCGTCATCGTGCCGTCTCCGCCGCGAAGGTCACCGTCGCCCGGGCCGCGAAGCTCGTGGGGCAGGAAGCGGTCCAGCTGCACGGCGGGATGGGCATGACCGAGGAGCTGGCGGTCGGGCACTACTTCAAGCGGCTCACCGCCGTGGAGAACGAGTACGGATCCGTGGAGCAGCACCTTCGACGCTACGCGGGCCGCTGA
- a CDS encoding acyl-CoA dehydrogenase family protein: protein MTTNQVAESTKDLLARMDQFIEREIKPLQAQDDNERFFDHRREYERTDWENGGIPRREWEDLLREMKNRADKAGFFRHDLPKEVGGNESTNLEMAIIREHLARKGLGLHNDLQDESSIVGNHSGVHMLTKFGTQEQKDELIEKCLTGQAGIGFGLTEPDHGSDATWMETQAVREGDDWIINGAKRWNTGMHRASHDVIFARTSGKDGEARGITAFLVPTSTEGFSVDFFRWTFNMPSDHADVSLRDVRVPSSAIVGEEGHGLDVAQGFVHENRIRQAASSLGAGEHCIDLAVQYARKRVTFGEPLARRQAVQWPLVELATEAEMLRALIRQTASELDERHHLEVSDKVAMCNYRANRFCCDAADRAMQIHGGVGYSRHMPFEHIYRHHRRYRITEGAEEIQMRKVAGYLFGFAGPNKSK from the coding sequence ATGACGACCAACCAGGTGGCCGAGAGCACCAAGGACCTGCTCGCGCGGATGGACCAGTTCATCGAGCGCGAGATCAAGCCCCTGCAGGCGCAGGACGACAACGAGCGATTCTTCGACCATCGGCGCGAGTACGAACGCACCGACTGGGAGAACGGCGGCATCCCGCGACGCGAGTGGGAGGACCTGCTGCGGGAGATGAAGAACCGCGCCGACAAGGCCGGGTTCTTCCGGCACGACCTGCCCAAGGAGGTCGGCGGCAACGAGTCGACCAACCTCGAGATGGCGATCATCCGCGAGCACCTGGCGCGCAAGGGCCTCGGTCTGCACAACGACCTGCAGGACGAGTCGTCCATCGTCGGCAACCACTCCGGCGTCCACATGCTCACCAAGTTCGGCACCCAGGAGCAGAAGGACGAGCTCATCGAGAAGTGCCTGACCGGCCAGGCCGGCATCGGGTTCGGCCTGACCGAGCCAGACCACGGCTCGGACGCGACCTGGATGGAGACCCAGGCGGTTCGCGAGGGCGACGACTGGATCATCAACGGCGCGAAGCGCTGGAACACCGGCATGCACCGCGCCAGCCACGACGTGATCTTCGCGCGGACCTCGGGCAAGGACGGCGAGGCTCGCGGCATCACCGCGTTCCTGGTCCCGACCAGCACCGAAGGGTTCAGCGTCGACTTCTTCCGCTGGACGTTCAACATGCCCTCCGACCACGCCGACGTCTCGCTGCGCGACGTCCGCGTGCCGAGCTCGGCGATCGTCGGCGAGGAGGGGCACGGCCTCGACGTCGCTCAGGGCTTCGTGCACGAGAACCGCATCCGGCAGGCCGCGTCGAGCCTCGGCGCGGGGGAGCACTGCATCGATCTCGCCGTCCAGTACGCACGCAAGCGCGTCACCTTCGGTGAGCCGCTGGCACGACGCCAGGCGGTGCAGTGGCCCCTGGTCGAGCTGGCGACGGAGGCGGAGATGCTGCGCGCCCTGATCCGGCAGACGGCGTCCGAGCTGGACGAGCGCCACCACCTCGAGGTCAGCGATAAGGTGGCGATGTGCAACTACCGCGCCAACCGGTTCTGCTGCGATGCTGCGGATCGCGCAATGCAGATCCACGGCGGTGTCGGCTACAGCCGGCACATGCCGTTCGAGCACATCTACCGTCATCACCGCCGGTACCGGATCACCGAGGGCGCGGAGGAGATCCAGATGCGCAAGGTCGCCGGTTACCTCTTCGGATTCGCCGGTCCGAACAAGTCCAAGTAA
- a CDS encoding NAD(P)/FAD-dependent oxidoreductase has product MRLGATVTGVDLDSRVVRLGEQQVSFTKLVLAPGSSSKPLPDVPDGSELYYLRSFADLQRLHEAAGHARTAAVIGSGFIGCEAAISLAMRGIDVTMISPEPAPQQSRLGEHAAGVIAGILRGYGVDVRAGTEIGSLHAPRTLHLSDGTTLEPDLILAAVGAAPATGFLDPAALQLHEGRVVVDSHMRTLVDGVYAVGDAARAENALTGRPLPVEHWDDADSMGQVAGADAAGTEARWDAVPGFWTQLGEHTLMYSAWGDGFDAVQIVERPGGFTAWYGTDGALVGVLAYNAEDDYDRGRALLVQGATLEAAVHGAQPDSADDEGA; this is encoded by the coding sequence GTGCGCCTCGGCGCCACCGTGACCGGGGTCGACCTCGACTCGCGGGTCGTCCGGCTCGGGGAGCAGCAGGTGTCCTTCACGAAGCTGGTGCTCGCACCGGGCAGCAGCTCGAAGCCGCTGCCGGACGTACCCGACGGGTCCGAGCTGTACTACCTGCGGTCGTTCGCCGACCTGCAACGGCTGCACGAGGCGGCCGGCCACGCGCGTACCGCCGCGGTGATCGGCTCGGGCTTCATCGGCTGCGAGGCCGCGATCTCCCTGGCGATGCGCGGCATCGACGTCACCATGATCAGCCCCGAGCCCGCGCCCCAGCAGAGCCGCCTGGGAGAGCACGCGGCCGGCGTGATCGCGGGCATCCTGCGCGGCTACGGCGTCGACGTGCGGGCGGGTACCGAGATCGGGTCGCTGCACGCGCCGCGGACGCTGCACCTCAGCGACGGGACGACGCTCGAGCCGGACCTGATCCTCGCCGCCGTCGGCGCCGCGCCGGCCACCGGCTTCCTGGACCCCGCCGCGCTGCAGCTGCACGAGGGACGCGTCGTCGTCGACAGCCACATGCGCACGCTGGTCGACGGCGTGTACGCCGTCGGGGACGCGGCTCGCGCCGAGAACGCGCTCACCGGCCGGCCACTGCCGGTCGAGCACTGGGACGACGCGGACTCCATGGGGCAGGTCGCCGGGGCGGACGCCGCCGGCACCGAGGCCCGGTGGGATGCGGTGCCCGGCTTCTGGACCCAGCTCGGTGAGCACACCCTGATGTACTCCGCCTGGGGAGACGGGTTCGACGCGGTGCAGATCGTCGAGCGGCCCGGTGGCTTCACCGCCTGGTACGGAACCGACGGGGCGCTGGTCGGCGTGCTGGCCTACAACGCTGAGGACGACTACGACCGGGGCCGCGCGCTGCTCGTACAGGGTGCGACCCTCGAGGCCGCGGTGCACGGCGCGCAGCCGGATTCCGCCGACGACGAGGGCGCGTAG
- a CDS encoding AMP-binding protein → MTEPLVYTGDTPRPIAEVKERAARIAGGLSGLGMQQNDRYAIVMRNEVGFVEATLAGGFIGAVPVPVNWHWTGDDLRHLLSNSGVKVAIVHTDLLGPVLRHKPDHVQIIEAVTAPEVAAAYGLGDVGATGDHTTLEELATQSAPVLDPNPVPPSSVIYTSGTTGLAKGIMRDPMDPAWVPELAAAVMDLLKFQPGESTLVPAPMYHSSPNVHFIWAVSLGVTTHIMPRFSPTEFMRMVDQYKITSTQMVPVMFRRLLAVPEEERAAYDVSSLKAIVHAAAPCPSDLKKAMIDWLGPIIYEYYGGSEGGAWTYADSADSLAHPGTVGRPWRDCRIAIVDPATREEVPAGETGMVYGRPGGFWPDFTYIGNDEKRREMAWDDFFTVGDIGHVDEEGFLYLSDRANDMVISGGVNIYPAEIEAGLHNLDGVEDVAVFGIPDPDMGEALAAHVQPKAGAQLTEDDVRRHVRETLAAYKVPKVVVFEEKLPREDTGKLFKRRLKAPYWEGAQRISG, encoded by the coding sequence GTGACCGAACCGCTCGTCTACACCGGAGACACCCCGCGACCGATAGCCGAGGTCAAGGAGCGAGCGGCCCGCATCGCCGGCGGCCTGAGCGGCCTCGGAATGCAGCAGAACGACCGCTACGCGATCGTCATGCGCAACGAGGTCGGCTTCGTGGAGGCCACGCTGGCCGGCGGCTTCATCGGCGCCGTCCCGGTGCCGGTCAACTGGCACTGGACCGGCGACGACCTGCGCCACCTGCTCAGCAACAGCGGGGTCAAGGTGGCCATCGTGCACACCGATCTGCTGGGGCCGGTGCTGCGGCACAAGCCCGACCACGTGCAGATCATCGAGGCCGTCACCGCTCCCGAGGTCGCGGCCGCCTACGGGCTCGGCGACGTGGGGGCCACCGGCGACCACACCACGCTCGAGGAGCTCGCGACGCAGTCCGCACCCGTCCTCGACCCGAACCCGGTGCCGCCGTCCAGCGTCATCTACACCTCCGGGACGACCGGTCTCGCCAAGGGCATCATGCGCGACCCGATGGATCCGGCCTGGGTTCCCGAGCTGGCCGCCGCGGTCATGGACCTGCTGAAGTTCCAGCCCGGCGAGTCGACCCTGGTTCCCGCGCCGATGTACCACTCGTCGCCGAACGTGCATTTCATCTGGGCGGTGTCGCTGGGCGTCACCACGCACATCATGCCGCGCTTCAGCCCGACGGAGTTCATGCGGATGGTCGACCAGTACAAGATCACCTCGACGCAGATGGTGCCGGTGATGTTCCGTCGGCTGCTCGCCGTGCCGGAGGAGGAGCGGGCGGCGTACGACGTCTCGAGCCTGAAGGCGATCGTGCATGCCGCGGCCCCGTGCCCGTCGGACCTCAAGAAGGCGATGATCGACTGGCTCGGGCCGATCATCTACGAGTACTACGGCGGCTCGGAGGGCGGCGCCTGGACGTACGCCGACAGCGCAGACTCCCTCGCGCACCCCGGCACCGTCGGCCGGCCGTGGCGCGACTGCCGCATCGCGATCGTCGACCCCGCGACGCGTGAGGAGGTGCCCGCCGGCGAGACCGGGATGGTGTACGGACGGCCCGGCGGCTTCTGGCCGGATTTCACCTATATCGGCAATGACGAGAAGCGCCGCGAGATGGCGTGGGACGACTTCTTCACGGTCGGCGACATCGGGCACGTCGACGAGGAGGGCTTCCTGTACCTCTCCGACCGAGCCAACGACATGGTGATCTCCGGCGGGGTCAACATCTACCCGGCGGAGATCGAGGCGGGCCTGCACAACCTCGACGGCGTCGAGGATGTCGCAGTGTTCGGCATCCCCGACCCGGACATGGGCGAGGCTCTGGCGGCGCACGTGCAACCGAAGGCGGGTGCGCAGCTGACGGAGGACGACGTCCGACGGCACGTGCGCGAGACGCTCGCGGCGTACAAGGTCCCGAAGGTCGTGGTGTTCGAGGAGAAGCTGCCCCGAGAGGACACCGGCAAGCTGTTCAAGCGGCGGCTGAAGGCGCCCTACTGGGAGGGCGCCCAGCGCATCTCCGGCTAG